A DNA window from Arachis hypogaea cultivar Tifrunner chromosome 18, arahy.Tifrunner.gnm2.J5K5, whole genome shotgun sequence contains the following coding sequences:
- the LOC112772862 gene encoding beta-glucosidase 12-like isoform X1 encodes MAIPWSNIFIVYFLVISVLNILLLHYSAVTGETFKYYYDTTSLKRSTFPEDFIFGTSSSSYQYEGAVNEGGKGPSIWDTFTKKYPNKIKDESSGEIAVDSYHRFKEDVQIMKELGFDAYRFSISWSRILPGGNLSSGINSEGMIYYNNLINEILRKGLTPFITLFQYDYPQSLEDAYGGFLSPQIVKDFTDYAEVCFKAFGDRVKYWITFNGPSIFSKLGYTIGKYAPGRCSSWLNLNCTGGDSATEPYIVTHHQLLAHASAVKLFREKYQGTQMGQIGIIHGTDWVVPLSQSKEDIDATSRAMSFLFDWFMEPLHSGSYPAIMIENVGERLPKFTVKESDMLINSFDFIGINYYSSVYAADIKCPTQNKTYLTDSCADLTFERNGIPIGPRAASDWIYLYPQGIEELLMYIKIKYNNPIIYITENGYDNFSDENQSLKDQTRIDCYVQHLSHVHNAMRNGVDVRGYFIWSLLDNFEWCDGYTVQFGIVYVDFANGLKRYPKDAAKWFKNFLHQEYKSQ; translated from the exons ATGGCAATTCCGTGGTCAAACATTTTCATTGTGTACTTCCTGGTTATATCTGTACTCAATATTTTGCTTCTTCATTATTCTGCGGTTACGGGAGAAACTTTTAAGTATTATTATGACACTACCTCTCTAAAACGAAGCACCTTCCCAGAGGACTTCATATTTGGTACATCGTCTTCTTCATATCAG TATGAAGGTGCAGTGAATGAAGGAGGTAAAGGTCCAAGTATATGGGACACTTTCACAAAGAAATATCCAA ATAAAATAAAGGATGAGAGCAGCGGAGAGATAGCGGTTGATTCATACCATCGTTTCaag GAGGATGTACAAATAATGAAGGAATTAGGGTTTGATGCTTACAGATTTTCCATCTCATGGTCAAGGATCCTACCAG GTGGAAACTTATCAAGTGGAATAAATAGCGAAGGCATGATATATTACAACAACCTCATCAATGAAATTCTAAGAAAag GTTTGACACCCTTCATAACACTTTTCCAATACGATTATCCCCAAAGTCTCGAGGATGCATATGGTGGCTTTTTGAGTCCTCAAATTGT GAAGGATTTCACAGACTATGCAGAGGTATGCTTCAAAGCATTTGGTGACAGGGTGAAGTACTGGATAACCTTTAATGGGCCATCCATTTTCTCTAAATTGGGTTACACAATTGGAAAATATGCTCCTGGAAGATGCTCAAGTTGGCTAAACTTGAACTGCACAGGTGGTGATTCAGCTACTGAGCCCTACATTGTTACCCACCACCAACTTCTTGCCCATGCTTCTGCTGTCAAACTCTTTAGGGAAAAGTACCAG GGTACACAAATGGGACAAATTGGGATCATTCATGGCACTGACTGGGTTGTACCGTTGTCCCAATCCAAGGAAGACATTGATGCAACATCTAGAGCAATGAGTTTCTTGTTCGACTG GTTTATGGAACCGTTGCATTCTGGTTCGTATCCAGCTATAATGATTGAGAATGTGGGAGAAAGACTGCCAAAGTTTACCGTAAAAGAATCAGATATGTTGATAAATTCTTTTGATTTTATTGGAATAAATTACTACTCTTCAGTTTATGCAGCTGATATCAAATGCCCAACTCAAAATAAAACCTACCTTACGGACTCATGTGCTGACCTCACCT TTGAGCGTAATGGAATACCCATCGGGCCAAGG GCTGCTTCAGATTGGATATACCTTTATCCTCAAGGAATTGAAGAATTATTAATGTACATCAAGATCAAATACAACAACCCAATCATATATATAACAGAGAATG GTTATGACAATTTTAGTGACGAAAATCAATCACTCAAAGACCAAACAAGGATAGATTGTTACGTTCAACATCTTTCACATGTTCATAATGCTATGAG GAATGGGGTCGATGTGAGAGGCTACTTTATATGGTCGCTTTTGGATAATTTCGAATGGTGCGATGGTTACACTGTTCAATTTGGGATCGTCTATGTTGATTTTGCTAATGGATTAAAGAGATACCCAAAGGATGCAGCCAAATGGTTTAAGAATTTTCTCCATCAAGAATATAAATCCCAGTGA
- the LOC112772862 gene encoding beta-glucosidase 24-like isoform X2: MAIPWSNIFIVYFLVISVLNILLLHYSAVTGETFKYYYDTTSLKRSTFPEDFIFGTSSSSYQYEGAVNEGGKGPSIWDTFTKKYPNKIKDESSGEIAVDSYHRFKEDVQIMKELGFDAYRFSISWSRILPGLTPFITLFQYDYPQSLEDAYGGFLSPQIVKDFTDYAEVCFKAFGDRVKYWITFNGPSIFSKLGYTIGKYAPGRCSSWLNLNCTGGDSATEPYIVTHHQLLAHASAVKLFREKYQGTQMGQIGIIHGTDWVVPLSQSKEDIDATSRAMSFLFDWFMEPLHSGSYPAIMIENVGERLPKFTVKESDMLINSFDFIGINYYSSVYAADIKCPTQNKTYLTDSCADLTFERNGIPIGPRAASDWIYLYPQGIEELLMYIKIKYNNPIIYITENGYDNFSDENQSLKDQTRIDCYVQHLSHVHNAMRNGVDVRGYFIWSLLDNFEWCDGYTVQFGIVYVDFANGLKRYPKDAAKWFKNFLHQEYKSQ; encoded by the exons ATGGCAATTCCGTGGTCAAACATTTTCATTGTGTACTTCCTGGTTATATCTGTACTCAATATTTTGCTTCTTCATTATTCTGCGGTTACGGGAGAAACTTTTAAGTATTATTATGACACTACCTCTCTAAAACGAAGCACCTTCCCAGAGGACTTCATATTTGGTACATCGTCTTCTTCATATCAG TATGAAGGTGCAGTGAATGAAGGAGGTAAAGGTCCAAGTATATGGGACACTTTCACAAAGAAATATCCAA ATAAAATAAAGGATGAGAGCAGCGGAGAGATAGCGGTTGATTCATACCATCGTTTCaag GAGGATGTACAAATAATGAAGGAATTAGGGTTTGATGCTTACAGATTTTCCATCTCATGGTCAAGGATCCTACCAG GTTTGACACCCTTCATAACACTTTTCCAATACGATTATCCCCAAAGTCTCGAGGATGCATATGGTGGCTTTTTGAGTCCTCAAATTGT GAAGGATTTCACAGACTATGCAGAGGTATGCTTCAAAGCATTTGGTGACAGGGTGAAGTACTGGATAACCTTTAATGGGCCATCCATTTTCTCTAAATTGGGTTACACAATTGGAAAATATGCTCCTGGAAGATGCTCAAGTTGGCTAAACTTGAACTGCACAGGTGGTGATTCAGCTACTGAGCCCTACATTGTTACCCACCACCAACTTCTTGCCCATGCTTCTGCTGTCAAACTCTTTAGGGAAAAGTACCAG GGTACACAAATGGGACAAATTGGGATCATTCATGGCACTGACTGGGTTGTACCGTTGTCCCAATCCAAGGAAGACATTGATGCAACATCTAGAGCAATGAGTTTCTTGTTCGACTG GTTTATGGAACCGTTGCATTCTGGTTCGTATCCAGCTATAATGATTGAGAATGTGGGAGAAAGACTGCCAAAGTTTACCGTAAAAGAATCAGATATGTTGATAAATTCTTTTGATTTTATTGGAATAAATTACTACTCTTCAGTTTATGCAGCTGATATCAAATGCCCAACTCAAAATAAAACCTACCTTACGGACTCATGTGCTGACCTCACCT TTGAGCGTAATGGAATACCCATCGGGCCAAGG GCTGCTTCAGATTGGATATACCTTTATCCTCAAGGAATTGAAGAATTATTAATGTACATCAAGATCAAATACAACAACCCAATCATATATATAACAGAGAATG GTTATGACAATTTTAGTGACGAAAATCAATCACTCAAAGACCAAACAAGGATAGATTGTTACGTTCAACATCTTTCACATGTTCATAATGCTATGAG GAATGGGGTCGATGTGAGAGGCTACTTTATATGGTCGCTTTTGGATAATTTCGAATGGTGCGATGGTTACACTGTTCAATTTGGGATCGTCTATGTTGATTTTGCTAATGGATTAAAGAGATACCCAAAGGATGCAGCCAAATGGTTTAAGAATTTTCTCCATCAAGAATATAAATCCCAGTGA
- the LOC112770268 gene encoding uncharacterized mitochondrial protein AtMg00810-like → MVSQFMHSPGQEHMDAVFRILRDLKGSLRKGLPYKKYGHLQVEAYTDADWAGNVMDRRSTSGYCTFVGENLVSWRSKKQSVVARSSAEAEFRAVAHGICEALWVNPTRTKRFHFSTNEVVL, encoded by the coding sequence ATGGTAAGCCAGTTTATGCATTCACCTGGTCAAGAACACATGGATGCTGTCTTTAGAATCCTAAGGGACTTGAAGGGGTCACTTAGGAAAGGGTTACCCTATAAAAAGTATGGACATCTTCAAGTAGAAGCTTATACAGATGCGGATTGGGCTGGTAATGTCATGGATAGAAGGTCAACATCTGGGTATTGTACTTTTGTTGGCGAAAACCTGGTTAGTTGGAGGAGTAAAAAACAGAGTGTTGTGGCACGAAGTAGTGCAGAAGCTGAGTTTAGAGCAGTGGCTCATGGAATATGTGAAGCACTATGGGTAAATCCTACAAGAACTAAACGTTTCCATTTCTCCACCAATGAGGTTGTATTGTGA